Within Nakaseomyces glabratus chromosome G, complete sequence, the genomic segment AGGGCTTATGAGTTTTCTTGTTTTATTGGAATGCTCAAATGAAACTTGTTCggttttgttattattatactGTTAACTTCTTAAAAGAGCTTCTCTGtgataaaaacaaattttttttcagatatATTGATTACCTCTATAGCTTATGAGGGAGgtgaataaaaattattctttaaaacttaaaaaaaaagtagcTTTCCTAGCAATCAATAGAAAGAAGTAGAAAACTCAATTTCCGAAATAACCAAAggttatatataatatcaaatattattgttaagagaattaaaaaaaaaaaagcaacaGCTTTTTCTccctcttcttctttgttgaaataaaaattcCTTATTGTTttagaaacaaaaacaaattaacTTTGTAATTTGTCCTTTTCCTTGTAGAACTTAGTATTAGTATACCCAAAAAAATTTCCCtatttttctctctctAAACTTTGAGAGTTTCCAATCCAAATAACTCCTTCTAACCCCCACTCTCTCCGTCTCTTTAACATCCATCACCATTATGAGTATTGTGTATCATAGCATTTTGGCTTATTATTTGCATCCTCATCGATATTAGCCTCCCCATGTCTTTGTTTATTATGGGATATTATGCAATACAAACAGCAAGGATGCGATGTGCCAATCCTTCAATTAAGTTGACCCATTGCGTACGCTCTATTGTTTTCTTGTATTAGTTTCGCTGAACCCAGAAGCTATTACGTCTTCTGCCTTCAATACAGTGTTTACTAAATTCGGGGGGCCAGTGAGACCCCAGGGAAGGGACTCATCGGGGGGATGTGGATGTAGGGCAATATCGCAAACACCTACTCCTTGCAATTTGCAGGACCTAGCCCTAAAAGGGGCATGTTTGCAACTGCACAGAGAGAATAGGGCAGGaatagtaaaaaaaagggGGGGAAAGTCTTCTACCTGGGAAAATGTGAGAGCAAGTCCGGAGAGGGAAGGTGCGCAACAACATCCTCTGCAACTCTTTCTGCGCGTTCTCATGAACAACACACAGCCCTAATATAGGGAAAATGTaaacaaatgaagaagaaggaaagaGGTACTGTTAGGAGAATATTTCCCTTAGACTTATCCGTGGAGCGAAAGTTACCGAAAAAAGGACTCCCCTTTTTCTCTTGTTGCGGGTTCTTATTCTAAGGGCTCTCTCTTGTACTTTTTCGGgaacaataaataaaagattAGTTCTGAATGCGGTAACTCAGGGATTTCTGGTTTGTACAGATATTACTGTGTGGACTTTCGTCTTGTATTTCCCGAAAACAGGTTGTGTGCACAAAAGTAGAGAGCAAAAgggaaaaaatatattagaaaaCACCCGTGGGAAGCAGATCGTCATGGTAGACGTCACACACAAGACTTCAGTTCCAGCGGGGCGACACTTAAAGCCTGAGTCTATTAATAGGCAGGACAGTGCCAGTGTCGAGCGCAAGTGAAGGGAGTGGGTTGGGTGGGTTAAGCCAACAAAATTCACTGCACTAAACTTCACTGGACTTCATCGCCTGGGCAAGCTTTTTCTGTAAACCCGGGACGTTGTCTATAATCCTCTCTATTTACGAAGTAATACCGCAATAGGAAAATAAGGGCCACTACCCCTCGCCGACTACTATTTGAAAGATCACATTGACGAACAACATTTCAACTCGCCCTGAGCAAAGAAGCAAGTTAGAAAGTGTAGGTTGGAAATGCACCTCAAATGTTCTAGAAGCGCTTCCCATTCACTATTTTATGGGAGGGTTTAGTATCACATGTACTAGCGTATCTCTTACACTTCGATGCTAAGCAAAAGCTTATTGAGTTAACGACAAGGTTTCTTCCACTTTAATAGTATCTCTTAGCCTGAACATTCTCTGTAGCCGGAGTTCTTGTATGGTACACTCAATTGGGGACCATCGAATAATCCGGTCAGTTTTAGAAGGTCTTTGGAAAACTCTAAGTCTCGATGTTTCATTGAGCAGTGGGGTAAATATATCCATGGTTAGCGCTTCGTCGCCTAGGAAATTCTGTACCTCTTCTTTGCCGGTGATATATACTTCAAGTATATCGACTGGTGGCACGTATTTGCCTACCATAGGTAATTCATTCACTACTTTGATGCGTATTTCTTGATCGTATACTATCTCAACATCAATTATGTAAACGTTCAAAACATAAATCTTCGGTGTAAGGTGTTGCAAATGATTCAACTGTGAAATATTATGATCTTCCACAACTTCATACTGTGTAATATCTGTAATACATGGAACTTGCTCCTTTGACTCTCGTGTGGTTTTCGAGGATGCTATATCGCCGTTCACATTCAAAGTCGGAGAAGCAGTCAGATAGGGCTCTGTTTTATTGAATAGCTCTTTGATGTACGGTTTCTCCCCAATGCTCAATTCATGTAGGTTATCAAGTAGCTCGATATCTCGCTCCACTAAATTCAGCACAGATTGATATAGTTTACACTTCATCACTATTCGACAAAGTATTCCATACTTACTAACATTTTTATCCGCAATTTGTGAGTTCTCGTTGACCATAGCGTTGAGATCTTTACCATACTTGGCTTTGACTTTCATATTAAATTCATTGAAATGATTATAGTATGAAATAACTCTAAAACTTTGGTCATGATCTAATTTTGTATTATAGTCATTGATATACCGATCAAATGTATATTTCTGCTCGTATTTCCGGTTTGTTGTAAAATCTGTGAATACGAAATTGGCATAGTTACTATTATCTGTTGAGCACGCTAATAAATAGCCAAATACAATATAAAATTTTGcggtattttcttcttcaattatCATGTCCTTAAATTGAATGACTTGATCCCGAGTAGACTCATCGATGAAATTTATACTGTTGAAGTCGTATCGATTAGAGCATTTACCCTGCTCAGGtaccttttcttttactGGCATCTCTGGGTTGAAATCTAATTTCTCTATCGTCCATTTGAAACTGTCGTATCCACGAATCTCATATTTCCACTTCTTTACTGTTATGTTTAAATCACCATTAAGATATTTTCGCAGCTTGCTTGAAGTATCAGCTAGTCTACCAAAAGTTTCCATGTACTCCAACTTGTTCTTGATAACTACTTCACAGCAATTGTTATTCGGTATGAGAAGTTCATCTACCattgttttttgtttgaataCTAATCGAAGAGTGAATTTATCTAGATCATCTAAGGACTTAAACCCAACAGGAGACATAGATTGTAATGAACAATGGCTTATGATTACCGACGAATTATCACCATTGTATGTCCAGAGTTGGTTTCTATGTGGGTCCATAAAATTCACATAAAGGCAACTATCCTTTTTACTGTGTTTATTGGCAGATGACCCATTGTGGTTCGTTGGTAGATCATGTTTTGTTGATCCTAATCTTGTCACAGTAGGGTACGATCCCTCGGAAATATTGTCCAAATCGTCATCACTATCAATCAATTCATCGTCACTAATTCCCGGTATGCTTGCTTGACTAGTAAACTGCTGCGTGTTCATAGCTTGTGAGTTAAAGTCATTTTGAGATTCCACCATAGTAGTTTGTTTTGTGAAGAAACTCGTCAGTTTAGTTTGTTTGGTCATTTTAATACCGGATAGAAAATGCACCAGAGTATTTTTGTAGTTATTTAACTTCACAAAATTGAATTCTGACTTGATATCAGAGTCCAGTTTTTTCAATGCCAGTAGTATTTTAGAgattttatctttcttcttcttgtccaGAGTATTCCAGTTCTCCTGTATATAATTAATATCAAGTACTTTTACGTCCACAGGTTGCAACTTGAAAGTCATGTCACCGTTGACCAACTGTAGTCCAGAAGATGTGCACTTAGCCACCACAAAGCAAAGCTTCTCCAATTGTATTTTCGTTATATTGAATGCATTGGTATCAGAGACTTCCAGGTCACATTCATTTACTACTTCTCTCGCCTGGGCCTCGTCTATATCCAACACTCGCACTTCACCTGCGATATCATCCAGCGCTATATGGAACCCATTGTCATCCTTAGATATCGAGGTCAGCACGGCTATGATCTCAATAGACATCAGATATCCTAATGTGTTCAGATGTGTAtagccaaaaaaaaatcacaCCAAAAGAATATCAGAACCGGCAGgtataaaaatatgaaactaCCGCTGGCATCAATAACTATACATTGCGATGAGTGCTCTTAGGTCATGTGCATGGATGCTATTTGAGCCAAACGATCCTTCGGGTTTCCCGTCTTTTCGCGTTTTCGCGTATCATTCTGTGTGGGATCACTATGGCCAAATCAATGTGATCATGTATCACCTTATACAGCACTTTGAATGACTCTTCTTTTGGAAATTGCCAAGGCAAAGTGCATCGGGCACCTTGGGTGATCTATGGGACGACGTATATATTGCGAAAGGGTTCAGAACAGTGCATTGGCATAACACTGACGAGACTGGTGAGGTTAGCATAGATTGACATCTTGCGCAAGAAGAACAGAGCACCAAGCGCCCAAAACTCAATCGACTATGAGGATAGTGATACAGAAGGTCAGCCAGGCCATGGTGAAAGTGGACAATGAGATAGTATCTCAAATTGCCAAGGGGTATATGCTGCTTGTTGGTATAAGCACAGAGGACACAATTGCCGATGCGCAGAAGCTCTCCAACAAAGTGCTGAACTTGAGATTGTTTGAGACGGGCGACCAGTTCTGGAAGCATTCTATCCAGGACGTACAGGGCGAGATCCTGAGTGTCTCGCAGTTCACGCTGATGGCGCGTACCAAGAAAGGTAACAAACCGGATTTCCACAAGGCTCAGAAAGGGGAGCACGCACAGGAGCTTTACAACCAGTTCCTGGACCTGTTGAAGACCACACTGGGCGCAGACAAAGTCAAGGACGGCCAGTTTGGCGCTATGATGAGCTGCTCATTGACCAACGAGGGACCAGTGACTATCATTCTAGACTCTACAGAGTAGACGTAATTGTATACCCGCAATTGTATACCCGCAATTGTATACCCGCAATTGTACTGCAAGACAACGTATGTACTAATAGAGAGACAGATACTGGACGCAATTCTCTAATATACATAAGTACGAATGTAACGCTGAATGAAACTATAGACATCTTCATCCCCGGGACCCGAAAACCCCGAAGATCGATGAGATTGACTTCCTTCTATGCCAATGGATTTCCATCACCTTCTGCTGTATTCGATcaggggggggggaggcATATTCTACTCGGGTGTACGTGTTCTAAAACAGCAATACACCACGATATAACATGATCCCCCTGGTTCCCATTGCAGAGTTTAAAAGACATACATAAAATGCAGAACCCGTGCACCACAATACGTAGTTCTGTTTCGATTTTTCTAAAACTTTTACGGTACATATTTAGAAGCGGTTGacgttttcttttcttgcaCTGCAAGCATAGAAGGGATCCCGGACATCGGTGGCCGGGAACCAGCTGCATCGGTCTAAAATgtagagaaaaaaaaggggATCTTCCTATTGCTCAGATGAGACAGGAGGCAAAAAAAGATAGAATCCCAAATAGGAAATGATGGGTCTTTCTtattctaaaaaaaaatctgtTGGGACGTCTCTTGAACATATGTGCGCAGTTATTAGAAGCCAATTTGTGTCAATGGCCCGGGATTAAGTTAGAAACATTCGCAGGAAACTCCTTACGTAACTACAAAAAAGTCTCAAGTCGCAGTCTCAATAAACTCCGTGTATCTTGAGTACTAAGGGGGCGGGTGAGGGATTGCCggacaaaaaaaattttctcaAGCGAAAAGACGAACATcgaaaaacaaaagataataaaaccTCGCTGTCCAATCACACAGACACGGCTGTACACCGAACTAAAATCCCAACACACCCCTAAGTTTCTCTCTTGGGCACAACGCAAAGCACCGGATGATATGAGCAAATCCCCGAAGCACCGAGTGAAGATAGGTCCGCAAGATAGAATGCTGTGGTTTGATTCTGAAACAAAGGgggagagagagagaacAGCAATTTATTTTCTGAATCATAATCCCGGAGAACGCAGTTAACagcaaaaatgaaaaacataAGAGACACAGAAAAGAACGCACAAGCAGATATGTAAAGAACACGAAACACACTTATTCATAGCTTTTGTAGGGGATGTTctatgaaattgaaactaTGAAAGGATAAGTAATGCTCGAGTACCTGCTCTGTACTGTTCTGTGCAATTACAGTTGCAAGGTTGAAGAAGCCAATAACACTAACCAAAGCAGAACATCAAAAATCCCTCCTTTCTATCGCCCCCCCCCTGTTCAGTACCACTCCCTAAATCTTTCCCTAGCATAGTCCGGAGAATCTGAATATGCTTTAGAAACATATGCAGAGGGAATATTCTTTTGGCTGCGGGCAATCAGGTACATCCTCCCATAACGAGTAGCGCATGAGGTTCCCTGTAGCCCGATGAGATGAGCCAAGCATAGAACATACTGCACAAACCTTAAATCTGTTCCATAAATTTCCATAATTGAAAGTGCAATAGGGGACccctttttttctattccGCTTCCATAAGAATTTGCGCTTAGTACTGCAACGGTTTAAGAGGGAATGATTGGCAAAGGGAGACATGAGATGCCCTTCAAGAATAAAAAGTACAGAGAAAAACAGTAGACTCGCACACACCGAAGAACTTCTTACTCAATGAGCGGGTACTTTAGAGCGTACGGGATTTTCTATCGGAGGGAGGAGACAAGAGcggagagagagaaaaaaaaggagaCAAGAATATAGAGCACCATTGTTCCGCGACATATTCTGAGTATATCTGGCATGGCTCTAGCTCCGTCCCTTCTTTTCCCGGCTGTAATAGCATTTCCTTTTCTAAGAAAAttcaatgaaaaaaataaaatttcttCAGAAACACCTGCAGCAAAACAAATAGGCggttaaaaataaatgatgAGAATAACTTGGATTTCTAAGCAATTACCGCAAGGAAAATTTGTTCCCCTTCTAAAATTCTAATTCTCGCCTAGAAACTCGAGTGCAGTTCAATCTAAAACATGGTTATTAGCTAATACACACAATTCGCCCAACACGCAATTCGCTGTATCTGTATCTTCTCTTCTGTGTGGTAAATTAACAGTTAGCTCTTTCTATTTGTAAGATTAATGTCCTGAAAATCCCGCACTGTCAAGGAACCGCAGGCTTATGAAAGGAACTGTTTCTCTGTGCGGCTATTGGCTGCTTTCATAAGTAAAAGGGGGAGGTTGggccaaaaaaaaaaagtataaataggcGGCAGGTTACGCATCCAATTCATCCTCAATCTCTAaataacaaagaaagaaaaataaaaccaACAGTGTTTATTTACAATACAAACAAActtaatataaaaaaaaccatATACGAAAAATGACTGCTTCAAGTGCTATGAAGAACTTTGGGTTATTCTCCCTAAGATTTTTTGAATTCGGTTCTGCCGTTGTTGTGCTGGGTACACTTGGTTACACAGTGCATGGCTACCACTTCCATGGTTCTAAGAGAACCAACTTCGTGTTGGCACAAGCTGCTATCTCTACTTTCTACAGCTTGTGTACATGCTTGCTAACTTTGGCTGTGCCACAATTGATCTTCGTTGGTCTTTACTGGTTCTGGGAATTGATTATGACCATGCTATGGTTGGCCGCTTTCATTGTTGACGCTAAGGTTCAAGGTGACGACGGCTGCCACAACAGAAGATCCACTACTTACGAACCACACAGAGGTTCTCAAGAAGAATTCCAAGCAACTAACGGTGAATACAACCCATTCACTGGTAAGTACACCACCAACGACTACAAGCGTCCATGCCACACCGGTAAGGCCTCCATTGCCTTCGCTGGTCTATGTTTCGTCTTGTACTTGACCTCCACCATTATTCTAGGTGTTAGAGTTATGACTCCAATCGTTAAGAAGTACGGCTCTAAGggtttgatgatgaagggTTCCGACATGAACGACAACAGCTTGAACAGATTCCATGGTTTGGACTTGGTCAAGCCATTGGACGATGCTTACAACTACGATCCAGAACAAGGTATGGGTGAAACTGCCCCACAAGACTCTGCTTCTTCTCACGAATACAACCAAGAGAAGTTGAATGAACAACCACGTGCTTCTGGTGACACTGCTGTCCAAGCTTAAACTTGAAAGAACTGAAACACATGGGTAgaacattattttttttcatggCGCTAATGTCATTAAAAATGATGTCATCaccttttatttttagtaGATTTACTCAAGTTTATGCCAagtattcttttttgatgAATTACATTCGTTGAAAGGGAAGGGATTAGATAATGCTTCAGATCCGTTCAGACATTTCTTATAACTGCAAATCAGTGTATTTCTTTTACGGTAAGGATCATTGATTTATTAGTAAATGGACggtttttgaaaaaaggTTTAAGCTAGCTGAATCTTATTTCAGGGAAGAATTATTCTATTTCCAAAAACTTTTTTCTGagatatatattcttttttctttctatttCTGTCGCAGATATGAGCACTAATTTATGAGAGAGCTACCAATGCTCTCTCAGTATCCTTTTAGATTTAATTTTCACAATCttaattttaattaataattgtTTAATTCtataaaattaattaatacCAAAACTTAATAGTATCTATAAAAAGTTACAATATAGAATTcttcattatatatattaaattttttctGCGTGTTTCTACAGATGACGATTTTATGATGCATATATGTACTATTAACAAGTAAAATACAGAAATAATTTCTGTATCTAAAAGTTCCCTTATATCTGAAAAGAGTTTCAAAACTCATTAGATTATTGTTTAAAATCATTTTCAGGAGGTCTACCGTCTTCGCTCTTCATGTACATGTCGATTGCTGCTGAGAATGCAGCAAAACCTGCACAGCCAACCAATGCTGCTTGAGGGCCACTCTTGTAGGCCAGTCCACCACCTGTTATACAACCAGCTGTAATACCATTGTATATATCGTTCTTGGCTCGCAGACTCTCCACAGCACACTCTACACCAGCATATATCATACCTATATAACCGAAATTCTTTGCGCTAGAATAAGCCCTCTTACCCATATCAGCGAATTGTAATTTCACTTGCTGTCTTAATGGCAGGTCTGCCATTTGTTGTACAGCTCCACTCATGCCACCTGGAACGGGAGTATGGAGCGGGGTATCATAGGCCATAGAAGCCATGAACAAACCTAACACACCACCTAACGCAAAACCAGTGGCACCACTTATTACTGACTTACCGGGACACGATGACATGAATCCCACAACCATCTCTGCACCGCGCTCACCTTGTTCATCGGGCGACAGCTCTCCAAATGCTTTCTTCTCCGGTGGTGACAAATACTCCAGCCCAAACCCACGATATACCattatttatcaatttCTCTTGCCTATTTTATATCACTTCTAAGTTTTTGTTAAAATTGCAGTATTGTGAGTAATATATCAACCAAGTTCTATGTATGAATGATAGTATAAATCATGACGCAAATATAGATGGAAACATGATTCCATGATCAAGACATGTGTGACAGCCCATAGGTATCGATCAAGAGCGATGACTTTGATGATTGCCCATATCACTACTTTTTCTAGCACTTCGTACCTTTTGACTTCCAAGCTGTCACTTCTATCTGCTGTGACAGCTTTggttatatataaataacaTATTACTATGTATGTTCATTACACGTTAGATTCATTATATTCGTATCATTTTGAGAACATGTCACGATACATTCTAAGTCGGTAGTATTGTCGAAGCTTGAGACGTAGCAGTATTTCCTTTTGAGTTAGGTAATCATTCTTCAGCGATTCGTGAAAATCATCTATGCACTTTGACTCAAATGCATCCTGTGCACTAGCAGTTCGTATGTtaaagtttttattttcaggCCTATCCTTTCCCTCAAATATAACGCCATATCTAGATGATTGTATAGCAGGTAAAATATGGGGTCGTTTTGGTGAATTGCGTTCTTGTTGGTTGTTTTGATTGTTCATCTGTGTATGGATCGATGATGTACGAGATGGATCAGCGATAGTATTTATGCTGCTAGCTACACTATCAAAAGCACTACAATTTCTATCTTCCATTTCGATATCGCTACTGGAACCAATAGATGACACGCTGTTTGATCTCATAATGTTTACCCGAGACCCATTACCGTTCGATGTAGCCGCAAATGCAAATTCATGTGCAGTTTGAATTATTCTTCCAGGAGTAGAAATTGACTTGTTAGTAGTTGTATCTTCAGTATGTGCagtgttttcaattttttccaTTATCTTAAAGTTACGCCATTGTTTGACTGTCTCAGACAGTTTCTGAAGATAGTTTGACTCTAAATTCCTTGATTCTATACTGTTAAATGGAATCTTTACAGATAGCGGATTTTCTAGTTTGTTTAACTCAGAATCGAAAACTGTAGTGTTCAATTCATAAAAGTTTGTATCATCGTTTTGATCTTGATATGTTCTAAAAGAACCAATCCTAACCTTCTGATCATTCTTACTTTTATGAGGATCCACCACAATTGCAAGGTATGGGTCTTGATGTTGCTGATTTAATGATTGAGTCTGCATGTCAATATTACTTAGCCAACAGTCATAACCAGGATGGGAATGGTACCAGCCAATGATATTTAAATTCTCTTCATTTCTTGTATATGATCGTTCCACCATTTCGTGATAAAATTGGACCATATATTCATATGATTCCATATGTGCATTAACCATAGTCTCTGTTCCTTCAACAGGTAATTCAAAACaatcaaatataacaaatGTGTTCCCTATAACATTACCTAAAAGCATTCCCATCACTTCAATATTCCCACCTTTTGTAGCATGACACAGTATTTTTGAGCATGCAAGTTTAGAAAGCAGGACATTTTGATAGAATAGTGGACTGTTTTTAGTGCTATCTATAGCCTTCCTGTTTTTTAAAGAACAAACTTGGTTCAAAAGACTAAGTTGGTCTATGGATTCCTTTTCATTTCCTGCTATGTTATTTTTATGTTTACTATTTTGTACCTCATAATCTCTAATATTGTAATCTAGTAACTTAGACTCCAAATCTGAAACATTCAAAGATGGAAAGTCATCCATAGTATATTTAGGCTTAACTAACTATGGATTATTGTTCTATAACTTCATTAGTTGCTCTCTGAGTCTTTGCAACAAGTACTGTATTTAGGGTAGATTAATCCTTCTGTTGAGTTTGAAAGAACCAATGAGTATGTTAAAGCAGTGTATGTTTTGTAATCAATTGTGAACACAACCATTTGATGTTCTTGATATGCAAGACTTAAATAAGTTCTTTTCCAAATCGTTATTTTAAGGTTGGCATTGCATGATGCACGACCGATGGCTAAGTCATCTCAATTAATGCGGATTCCGGCACTTTAACTCTCATTTCTTGTACAAGCATGTGCAAAATGGGACTatgaatatttatattattaaatcTAAGCTAAAAGGCTGCTCATTTGTACAGGAGATTTACTAATTCTTAAATACATgtcaataataatagtttAAATGCATAAAAagactttttttttttttaatataacatgcaaaaaaataagttaGAAAAGAATTTCATGGGCATGAGAAAATGCTAGACAGCAAGCttatttcattcaaagtCAGTACTTTTAATTAGTAATGGCTAGATAATGAGATGATGTCAACACTTTGTGGTTAAGACAGACTACAGAGACTTGCTGTCGAATTCAATTACTGTAGAATTTTTCAGCATCTCTCTTTAATTCACCAATGAACTCTAAAAATTTACCAATATTGACATCGATACCGAACTTGTAAACAAAAGTACTGGATAAGTAACTGGACAGCAAAACCTTCAAGTAGTTTTCCGGAATACTCGTTAGGATTTGATCCTTACCAGCAACATCAATTAACAACTTTGGAATTATTTTTTCCAACAAAAGATAGTTACGAAGCTTCAAATCATTCAACCACAACTCTTCAGATTCTACCAATTCGTCATTCAGTTTGTTAATGGTTTGTGATAAAACATTCGACAACTCAGAAATTGGCGTACCTGTCTCTTGATTAATCTTCCACAATTGACCAAATTCTAATCTAGCATTGTTCTCAATTCTTGATTGAGCCTCAACAACATATGCTTTGTACAGTGGACTCTTGATGAATTTTATACCTTCTGGTGTTGTCTCTCTCTTGGCCACAAATTTATTGAcaaaatcatcatcattcaaTGCAAGGGAAGCCAAAACTTCAAGAGACGATGAAGTAACACCACCTTTGTTAGCTGAAGCATCCTTGAATAGAACACAGCCATGGGCTTCTAATGCTAATTTTGCTGGCTGAGCGATAAATAAGTTTGCACCTTCAACAATGTAAGGAATCTTACATTTGTTAGTCTTTTCGTCAATGAAACAGTGCAAGTTATTCAAGTTAATGGAGTTTGGTCTACCTCCACATGGAACGAATACGTCAACATGGTCAACgtatttgaatatttcagTATGGAAGTTGTTTCTGAAAGTAGTACCATTAGCAATAATAGCTCCATTAGGAAGCATAACATCCATATCATCAACGGAGACGAAGAAACCTTGTTTACTTAGTTTTGAAGTGTCAAACTCCTTAACCATCTTTCTGGTGTGAGCTAACCTAGTCAATTCTTCCTTATCAATACCTTCTGGGTCACATAAAACACCAGAGCCATCAAGGATACCAACGTATGATTCGTTTGGTGTAGAAAGTAGAATTTCGTTGGATCCTAAGTCCCCATCAGGACCACCAGTTTGAAACTTGGCAACGGTCTTTTCATTCAAATGAAGGGTCTTGTATAATTCATTGACATAGGACCTAACACCTAAAGAAGTCATACCGTATTCATCATGAGGAATACCACCCAAATCTGGTGATTTACCAGTTAAGAATGACTTCCACCATGGACAATTTCTGGAGCGGGCATGAGTTGTTGCCCAGTCGACAAAGCCGGCCGAACCTTCATCTGGACCAAAGAACAGAATTTCCTCCTTTCCCAAAAGGTCAACATAATTCTCTTTCAATGGATCCTTGATTAAGATATCAATCATGGCATCGACGTACTGAGAGAATGCAATGAAGGTTTGATCATGCTCAACAAGACCAGGATTTAGCAAAATAACACCCTTTGAACCACCTTCTGGAATATccttgttctttctttgttgtGTAGAAGCCAATTGAtaattttcatcaatgacAGTCTTGGAATTGGTATCATAAATGTCTTGGTTTCTTGAGCACACTATTCTGATACCACCACGAGCAACATCCTTGAATCTGATATGGAAACCTTTGAAAGTGTTACCTACAACAAAGAATAGACCATATGGGGTATCTGGGTACTCTACCTTTGGCATGATTAGCTCAGGCAGCAATCTGAAAGAAATAGCAACTTTTCTAGTGACAAAGAAATTAGTCTTTAAGATCGCCTTGTTAAACAAATTCAAAGTTTgtaaaatcaaataatctGGGGAGTCATTAGGAATGAATTTATTTAAGAAACTTTGGAATTCCTGGTCATTCTTAAATGGTTCAATTTGCTCTAATCTTTGGTAAGATAGAGTCTTTTGTAAGCTGTCAG encodes:
- the CDC13 gene encoding telomere-binding protein CDC13 (CAGL0G05588g~Ortholog(s) have single-stranded telomeric DNA binding, telomerase inhibitor activity), which encodes MSIEIIAVLTSISKDDNGFHIALDDIAGEVRVLDIDEAQAREVVNECDLEVSDTNAFNITKIQLEKLCFVVAKCTSSGLQLVNGDMTFKLQPVDVKVLDINYIQENWNTLDKKKKDKISKILLALKKLDSDIKSEFNFVKLNNYKNTLVHFLSGIKMTKQTKLTSFFTKQTTMVESQNDFNSQAMNTQQFTSQASIPGISDDELIDSDDDLDNISEGSYPTVTRLGSTKHDLPTNHNGSSANKHSKKDSCLYVNFMDPHRNQLWTYNGDNSSVIISHCSLQSMSPVGFKSLDDLDKFTLRLVFKQKTMVDELLIPNNNCCEVVIKNKLEYMETFGRLADTSSKLRKYLNGDLNITVKKWKYEIRGYDSFKWTIEKLDFNPEMPVKEKVPEQGKCSNRYDFNSINFIDESTRDQVIQFKDMIIEEENTAKFYIVFGYLLACSTDNSNYANFVFTDFTTNRKYEQKYTFDRYINDYNTKLDHDQSFRVISYYNHFNEFNMKVKAKYGKDLNAMVNENSQIADKNVSKYGILCRIVMKCKLYQSVLNLVERDIELLDNLHELSIGEKPYIKELFNKTEPYLTASPTLNVNGDIASSKTTRESKEQVPCITDITQYEVVEDHNISQLNHLQHLTPKIYVLNVYIIDVEIVYDQEIRIKVVNELPMVGKYVPPVDILEVYITGKEEVQNFLGDEALTMDIFTPLLNETSRLRVFQRPSKTDRIIRWSPIECTIQELRLQRMFRLRDTIKVEETLSLTQ
- the DTD1 gene encoding D-tyrosyl-tRNA(Tyr) deacylase (CAGL0G05610g~Ortholog(s) have D-leucyl-tRNA(Leu) deacylase activity, D-tyrosyl-tRNA(Tyr) deacylase activity, role in D-leucine catabolic process, D-tyrosine catabolic process, tRNA metabolic process and cytosol, nucleus localization), producing the protein MRIVIQKVSQAMVKVDNEIVSQIAKGYMLLVGISTEDTIADAQKLSNKVLNLRLFETGDQFWKHSIQDVQGEILSVSQFTLMARTKKGNKPDFHKAQKGEHAQELYNQFLDLLKTTLGADKVKDGQFGAMMSCSLTNEGPVTIILDSTE
- a CDS encoding uncharacterized protein (CAGL0G05632g~Ortholog(s) have cytoplasm localization), whose protein sequence is MTASSAMKNFGLFSLRFFEFGSAVVVLGTLGYTVHGYHFHGSKRTNFVLAQAAISTFYSLCTCLLTLAVPQLIFVGLYWFWELIMTMLWLAAFIVDAKVQGDDGCHNRRSTTYEPHRGSQEEFQATNGEYNPFTGKYTTNDYKRPCHTGKASIAFAGLCFVLYLTSTIILGVRVMTPIVKKYGSKGLMMKGSDMNDNSLNRFHGLDLVKPLDDAYNYDPEQGMGETAPQDSASSHEYNQEKLNEQPRASGDTAVQA
- the TIM22 gene encoding translocation channel protein TIM22 (CAGL0G05654g~Ortholog(s) have mitochondrion targeting sequence binding, protein channel activity, role in protein import into mitochondrial inner membrane and mitochondrial inner membrane protein insertion complex, plasma membrane localization); this translates as MVYRGFGLEYLSPPEKKAFGELSPDEQGERGAEMVVGFMSSCPGKSVISGATGFALGGVLGLFMASMAYDTPLHTPVPGGMSGAVQQMADLPLRQQVKLQFADMGKRAYSSAKNFGYIGMIYAGVECAVESLRAKNDIYNGITAGCITGGGLAYKSGPQAALVGCAGFAAFSAAIDMYMKSEDGRPPENDFKQ